From one Peromyscus maniculatus bairdii isolate BWxNUB_F1_BW_parent chromosome 17, HU_Pman_BW_mat_3.1, whole genome shotgun sequence genomic stretch:
- the LOC102907262 gene encoding arylamine N-acetyltransferase 3-like, which yields MDIEAYFERIGYQNPRNKLDLQTLTEILQHQIRAIPFENLNIHCGKPMELSLEAIFDHVVRKKRGGWCLQLNHLLYWALTTIGFETTMLGGRVYVSSASKYSNTMLHLLLQVTLSGQKYIVDAAFPFSSQMWEPLELISGKDQPQVPAIFHLTEENGTWYLDQTIRQQYVPNQEFIDSNLLKKNNYRKIYSFPLDPLTIEDFETVSSYYQVAPTSVMVNTSLCSLQTQDGVHGLLGTIIAYKKFNYKDNVDLVELKTLKEEEVEEVLKRIFGIHLETKFVPKHGNDVFTF from the coding sequence ATGGACATCGAAGCATACTTTGAAAGAATTGGTTATCAGAATCCCAGGAACAAACTGGACTTGCAAACATTAACTGAAATCCTTCAGCATCAGATACGAGCTATTCCTTTTGAGAACTTGAACATCCATTGTGGAAAACCCATGGAGCTGAGCTTAGAGGCCATCTTTGATCATGTTGTGAGGAAGAAGCGGGGTGGGTGGTGTCTCCAGTTAAACCATCTTCTCTACTGGGCTCTGACCACGATAGGTTTTGAGACCACAATGTTGGGAGGACGTGTTTATGTTTCCTCAGCCAGCAAATATAGCAACACCATGCTTCACCTTCTGCTACAGGTGACCCTCAGTGGCCAAAAGTATATTGTAGATGCTGCATTCCCATTTTCTTCCCAAATGTGGGAGCCTCTGGAATTAATTTCTGGGAAAGATCAGCCTCAGGTGCCTGCCATCTTCcacttgacagaagagaatggAACTTGGTACCTGGACCAAACTATAAGGCAACAATACGTTCCAAACCAAGAATTCATTGATTCTAACCTTCTTAAGAAGAACAACTACCGAAAAATCTACTCTTTTCCTCTTGACCCTCTGACGATTGAAGATTTTGAGACTGTGAGCTCATACTACCAGGTAGCTCCAACCTCTGTAATGGTAAATACATCTCTTTGCTCCCTGCAGACGCAAGATGGGGTTCATGGATTATTGGGCACCATTATTGCCTACAAGAAGTTCAATTATAAGGATAATGTAGATCTGGTAGAGTTGAAGACTCTGAaggaagaagaagtagaagaagtgCTGAAGCGTATATTTGGTATTCACTTGGAGACAAAGTTTGTGCCCAAACATGGTAatgatgtttttacattttag